A window of Hordeum vulgare subsp. vulgare chromosome 5H, MorexV3_pseudomolecules_assembly, whole genome shotgun sequence genomic DNA:
CGTCAAGGCCAAGGACGGCGCCGAGGAGAGGAAGGGGGAGCGTAAGCGGAGATGGTGGGAGCGCTGGTCCAGGGACAAGGAGAGCTACCTGGTCGACGACGTGGAGCCGCTCCCGATGCCGTTGACCATCCCGGGGACCGAGCCGATGTCGCGGGAGGAGCTCGACCGCCGCCTCAGCTGCGACGTGAAGATCGATGTGGGTGCCCGGTCGCGGTGTTTCTGTTTCTCTTGCTGTTTTGGGGTTGGATGTGGTGCCAATTCTGACATGTTTGTTTGTGTGGCTTTGGATTGCAGGAATGCAAGATGGTTTCGTACGAGTGGACGGGCAAGTGCCGGAGCTGCCAGGGGTCGGGATTGGTGACCTACttcaggaagaaggggaaggagaccATCTGCACGTGTGTGCCGTGCGCCGGCATTGGTGAGATTTCTTGGTCTTCAATTCATTACTCAGCTTTGTTCTTATCGTTAGGAATAGCACCGGCGAAAGGAATGGGAGATAGCAAGGCTCGCTATCTTGCTAGATTGTTAGAAGTTAATGCTTTAGCTTGAGTTAAGGCTTGTGATTTGCGACCATGTGTGATGTTGCCGTGATGAATTCTTACTTCGGGAAGATAATTTGCCATATAACCTCGACCAGCAGCAAAGCTGTTACTGGTGGAAGCCAGACGTGGTTATCAAAATATGAACCTCCATCTCTGTTTTTAAGTTGCACAAGCAATACTATAGATATTTCTGATATGGCAATGGCACCAAGTTCATGACGATCGAGCATATAACTGTTGGTGCTACAGTGATAAAAAAAACTCACATTTAGGACTGGATCAGTAGACCTTGGGTAATTGCAGCGAAGTCAATAAATTTTGTGGTACTCCAGAGTCAATTAAGGATTCATAAGAAAACTGTGACACTCTAATAGTTGGTGCACAAAAAACGCTATACTCCTGATGGAAGCTGAACCTGAATTAAACATCTTAGTTGCAGTCCTAGCAGAGGTCGCAATACTGATGACAGctgatatatttatttatttgtttttaaTCAAAAGAATATATTTAACACAATGTGAGATTGGGTACTGCATAAACTGCATACAGTGCCACAATTATGTAGCTCTTGACATGTGATGGATAACTAGTCAATTATGTGACAACTGGGACTTCTGTTAGCCTAGAATTCAATATGCATTAATCTCTTGTATCTATTCAGGAATAACTGGGTTTCTAAGCTATCTTATGTAAATGTAACAGTAGGATGTGGGCATTTCACGGATATACCAATGATATAGCAATGTTCCAACAAAAGAACAATCATGGAAATGTGTTCTACAAAAActaagaaaattgacaaatctgCCAGAGAATATTAGTTATAACAACAAAGGAAAACATCTGATACTTAATTCTCTGGACATTATGGTTAATGACAGATAGCTGGCAGAtgttatttgtgtttccaatctatGAAGGTGCATCCTGGTCATGGAGTTCTCTTTGATTTGCATAACATGGCAATATTATCTTATAAAGAAATTAATAAAATGCAAGCAAATGATATAGCAATGTTCCAACAAAAGAACAATCATGGAAATGTGTTTTACAAAAACTAAGAAAATGGATAAATCTGCCAAAGAATATTAGTTATAACAACAAAGGAAAACATCTGATACTTAATTCTCTGGACATTATGGTTAATGACAGGTAGCTGGCAGATGTTATTTGCGTTTCCAATCTATGAAGGTGCATCCTGGTCATGGAGTTCTCTTTGatttgcatgacatggcaatattatCTTATAAAGAAATTAATAAAATGCAAGCAAATAAGGATTCCTGCATACCTCCTGCACCTTCTTTGTATACATACCCCTCTTATTTCCATATCCCCCCCCATCCCCACCCCACTCCCTTCACCCGAGTTGTGCTACTGAAAACAATAGCATGTCACCAGTTCCCATCTTACGAGCCTTGTCTTTCTACAGACTCTCCCCATCTCTTGTAtgttaaacaacaacaacaacaacaacagcccagcctttcagtcccaaacaagttggggtaggctagagttgaaacccataagatctcgaagccaagtcatggctctggaacgtggatagctaacttccacgcacccctgtccatggctaagtctttgtcgatattccaaaccttcaggtctctcttaacggactcctcccatgtcaagtttggtctaccacgacccctcttaacattctatcTCTTGTATGTTAAAGAGTAAAGAAAATATTTCTCACGCAATTTTTTACACCTCTCATGCCGCTGGAAAATATAATTGTTTTTATTGTAACTGCAATACTCTCTATATTTGATTAATCTTTATTTACTAGATATAATTGTATCGctttgtgatagcctggcttgggattatagactactcatatcaataaggaattccttctttttcgggagcccattcgaacagaactcctaggttaagcgtgctcggcttggagttgttctaggatgggtgaccgaccgggaagttgatcccgggtgcgcatgagtgaggacaaagtgcgcagaaaagactagtattgatatgtggggccagtctagatcccgccaggggtAACGACCGTGCTCTAGTTATTCTATTTCTCTCTTGATCAATTTGCACACTATAATCTTGCGCCAGCAAAATAAGGAGTCAAGATTCTTTTCACCCTCCTTATTATTGACATAAtttcttgttttttattttatttaatagGATTGATCTGGGATTTTTTAGCCTTAAAAACAATGAATTGCCTGgaatgccactggttatttataaTTTTATATTTTACATAGATAAGACATGTATTTTGATTACTAGTAAAATTGCATATAAACTAAAGAAATATCAAGAATGGCACACATTATTATGCAGACCCTCCACTAAATGCCGCACGTACTGCACATATTCATTCTTCTCAAAAGTCAAAATTTTGGTATTAGGTAGTATGGCTACCCATACACCTTCTGCCGATTATTGTACCCCAAAATTCTTTTAAGTTGATTATTGTCCTCCTAATTTCAATAGAAAGTGCCCAAGAACCTAGAAACGAGCAGAAAAGCAAAAGTAGCAAATATGACAACAGGGAGTGTGAATTTGGGATTTTGGGGTAGTGGGAACTTCGATAGGATTTGAGTCCTCGATCAGCTCATCATAATCTAAGCCAGTTAGCCAtacatgtggaacttgacagtttTGGTTTTTTTACTTTTCTCCATTCCAATTACTGCCGATGTTGACTTCAATCTGAAAGGATCTAGGATTAGGGATGTAAATGGCAAATAAGTGGCAGCCACAAGTCCCATTTATTTAGCTTTTTCTAGCTTCATAGTTCATTTTCTTCGGAAAAAAACAATTTTTTGAACTACTAGATAATAAGTGGGTTTAAATGGGATTAAATGGGACCCACTTCCCATCCCTATCTAGGATCCCTTGATTCATGGTGCAGCTCCACCTGTTCTGGCTCGCTTGAATTGGTTTACAGACATCAGATTCCCCGAGCCTAACCAAGGGTAGTGGGAGGTTATGCTATATCTTACAGACTATCGAAAAATGCTAAAAGTACAAACTATAATGCAATCAAGACGTGTaaaaaaaaaggggggggggTCTTAATCTGAACCAATTGCATTGATATGGCACCCTGAGAATGTATCAAATGTTGGACTTAACTATAAAGGTGTGATACTAACTAATAACGACCACAACTACTACTGCAGCTATTCTGACCTGATACATGGAAGGTAAAACTCCTGAGGAGATGTGCACAAGACCTGGAGGTGTCTTACATAATTGTGTTCCTTTTTTGTGGATGAGTAGTTGTCATGATTGTTGGCTGATGCTGCCAAATCGTGTAGGCTTTGTTCGTCATTGAACAATAAATAGCTCAGGCTAATCAGACCTGCCAGTAGAGCTTGTGGGGATAAATTCTTGACATCTTGTTTATACCATGGTCCCTTTTTTTCTGCTATGGCATTCAGTACATTCCTTCTGGAAGAGATATAGGTGCTGACTTCTTTTTGTGCCTGTTGGCCGGCATCTTGTTTGTTTTGTAGGGTACGTTCGGAAAATTACATACCGAGAGGGAGCTGAAAATCTGGACGAGTTAgacaatggtagaccaccataatTTGTTGGTGCTGTCTGTTTGAGGGCGGTAATTTTATTAACTGGTGCTGAATAGATTGTGTTTACTACATGCGATTCTTTTCACTACACAATTTCTATTTCAGGCATGGTACAGGAAAGGATGCCATTCTTTAAGATTGTAAAATTTTATTTTCTGTCTAGTTATTCCACCACCCTTGTTCTCCACTTATTACGGATGTATGATCAAAATTCACAAAGAAGGAAAGAATAAAATATAAGAGATTTCTTGGACCAGTTCTCAAAGAACCTTTTGGCATGTATTGCCCCGATCAGCTTAGATGAGATTCTTGCTTTGCGACGTTTATCTGGTCCATCTTTGCCCTCTTTTCTGGTTCGAGGTTCTCCTTTGGGCGCAAGTTCTGGAGGAATCCCAACTTCTGCAACTTTCTGCAGCTATCAGGCATTTGTATTCCGGTCACCCTTAGCTCTGTTCAGCACACAACAGTACCTATAAACCTTCATCAAGGGCACGCAGAAGCTGCCTGGGAAGACAGACCAGTTATAGCCTTCTCCATCACCT
This region includes:
- the LOC123398682 gene encoding protein disulfide-isomerase SCO2, with product MNPPHTVPARMNPPNPTPLLSLRPSNPAVPRPRRPHPPRPAAANTTGAASPQEWFRPRRPTDSDPSTSGGRVAARDPGVRVKAKDGAEERKGERKRRWWERWSRDKESYLVDDVEPLPMPLTIPGTEPMSREELDRRLSCDVKIDECKMVSYEWTGKCRSCQGSGLVTYFRKKGKETICTCVPCAGIGYVRKITYREGAENLDELDNGRPP